The Rhodothermales bacterium genome window below encodes:
- a CDS encoding ABC transporter ATP-binding protein yields the protein MPAERLIVTDVSKRYGQRAPVIEHFSHTFLPATTTGLVGPNGAGKTTLLRLLWVLAHPSEGTIRYGDIYIHKQPYAYLAHVGIVHDEDALPLHASAVEFLTFILRHRGQWAADSPARIDAMLDAVMLDEHRNEPIGTYSTGMRKKTQIAAALVARPAVLLMDEPFRGLDAETCAAVIGLINDFKVGGGLTILSSHMQETIDALCDATIEMRKRTPA from the coding sequence ATGCCGGCTGAACGCCTCATTGTAACCGACGTCTCGAAGCGCTACGGGCAACGTGCGCCCGTCATCGAGCACTTCTCGCATACGTTCCTGCCCGCCACCACCACCGGACTCGTTGGGCCGAACGGCGCCGGCAAGACCACACTCCTGCGTCTGTTGTGGGTGCTGGCTCATCCGAGCGAGGGGACGATCCGATACGGCGATATCTACATCCACAAACAGCCTTATGCATACCTCGCGCACGTCGGCATCGTGCACGACGAGGACGCGCTCCCGCTCCACGCCTCGGCGGTCGAGTTTTTGACGTTTATCCTCCGGCATCGCGGGCAATGGGCGGCCGACAGCCCCGCGCGCATCGACGCTATGCTGGACGCGGTTATGCTCGATGAGCACCGAAATGAGCCGATAGGGACGTACTCGACCGGGATGCGCAAAAAGACCCAGATCGCCGCGGCGCTTGTCGCCCGGCCGGCGGTGCTGCTGATGGACGAGCCCTTTCGCGGGCTGGACGCCGAGACCTGCGCGGCCGTGATCGGGTTGATCAACGACTTCAAGGTTGGCGGCGGGCTGACGATCCTCTCCAGTCATATGCAGGAGACGATCGACGCGCTCTGCGATGCCACGATCGAGATGCGCAAGCGGACGCCGGCGTGA